GGATATATAGGCCTGATAGAAGGACTGGTGCAGCGCATACAGGCCGAACTGGAGGTGAAAGCCAAGGTGGTTGCCACCGGCGGCTTCGCCACCATGGCGCCGCAGGCCTCCGCTGTCATAGACGTCGTTAATCCGGACCTTACCCTAATCGGCCTCCGCCTGATTTATAATATGAACCGGGACTAATCATTAGTTTAAACGTAGGGGCGTACCTTTGAGTGCGCCCGGGAAAGAAACATGGCAAATAAAATAAAAACCATTGTACTGGGCGTAACCGGCAGCATCGCCGCATATAAGGCGGCTGAGCTTGCCAGCCGTTTCACCGCTGAGGGCTTCCGCGTCGACGTCATTATGACGGAATCGGCGCAGCAATTTATCTCACCCCTTACATTCCGCAATATCACAGGGCGGCCGGTGTTCACCACCATGTGGGACCTTGCCTCCGAGTTCAGTGTGGAGCATGTCGCTCTGGCAGAGGCGGCCGATGTCGTCCTGATAGCGCCGGCGACCGCCAATATCATAGCCAAGATCGCCTGCGGCATGGCCGACGATATGCTCTCCTGTACCGTACTGGCCACCAAGGCGCACGTCGTCATCGCACCGGCCATGAACGACAACATGTGGTCCAACGCGATCACACGGGAAAACGTGGCCAGGCTGATGAAGCGCGGCTTCACCTTCGTCGGCCCGGCGCGTGGGAGGCTGGCTTCGGGCAAGATGGGTCTGGGACGCCTCACCTCGCTGGACGAGATATACGGCATTACCCTGCAGGTGCTCGGCAGGAAGGGCGACCTGGCGGGCAGACATATAGTGGTCACTGCGGGTGGTACGCAGGAGCCGGTGGACCCCGTACGCTGCCTGACCAACCACTCATCGGGCAAGATGGGCTATGCAGTCGCTGAAGCTGCGCGCAATCGCGGAGCGGAGGTAACCCTTGTCAGCGCCCCCACCGCACTTGCCACGCCTCCCGGGGTCAAGGTCATTGCTATCAGGACGGCTGCAGAGATGTTAAAGGCCGTTCAGGACTCGGTGAAAAAGGCCGACGCGCTCATTATGGCCGCCGCCGTGGCCGATTTCCGCCCGGTTAAAGCCTCCTCACATAAGATCAAGCGGCAGGACCTGAGCGAGCTGACGGTTGAACTGGAGAAAACCCCCGATATACTGGCCCAGGCCACGGGCAATTTCGTGCGCGTCGGTTTCGCCGCCGAAAGCCGGGATTTGATCGCCAACGCCGGAGATAAAATCAAAAGAAAGGGCCTGGATTTTATCGTGGCCAATGATATCACCGAGAAGGACTGCGGCTTCGGCACAGAGACCAACCGTGTGACCATCATCGACAGTAAGGGCAAGGTCGATGAATTGC
The nucleotide sequence above comes from Dehalococcoidia bacterium. Encoded proteins:
- the coaBC gene encoding bifunctional phosphopantothenoylcysteine decarboxylase/phosphopantothenate--cysteine ligase CoaBC; its protein translation is MANKIKTIVLGVTGSIAAYKAAELASRFTAEGFRVDVIMTESAQQFISPLTFRNITGRPVFTTMWDLASEFSVEHVALAEAADVVLIAPATANIIAKIACGMADDMLSCTVLATKAHVVIAPAMNDNMWSNAITRENVARLMKRGFTFVGPARGRLASGKMGLGRLTSLDEIYGITLQVLGRKGDLAGRHIVVTAGGTQEPVDPVRCLTNHSSGKMGYAVAEAARNRGAEVTLVSAPTALATPPGVKVIAIRTAAEMLKAVQDSVKKADALIMAAAVADFRPVKASSHKIKRQDLSELTVELEKTPDILAQATGNFVRVGFAAESRDLIANAGDKIKRKGLDFIVANDITEKDCGFGTETNRVTIIDSKGKVDELPLMPKDEVADRVLDKLRGVLK